One segment of Cervus canadensis isolate Bull #8, Minnesota chromosome 32, ASM1932006v1, whole genome shotgun sequence DNA contains the following:
- the AQP8 gene encoding aquaporin-8 — MFTEAAASMCDLESGSVKVKEPRGRGRGQGGWYERLVQPCLVELLGSALFIFIGCLSVIENGPDTGRLQPALAHGLALGLVIATLGNISGGHFNPAVSLAAMLVGGLRLTMLFPYWISQLCGGLIGAALAKVVSPEERFWNATGAAFVTVQESEQVAGAVVAEIILTTLLALTVCMGAINEKTLGPLAPFCIGFSVTVDILAGGAVSGACMNPARAFGPAMVANHWDFHWIYWLGPLLASLLVGVLIRLFIGDAKIRLILKGR; from the exons ATGTTTACAGAG GCAGCTGCATCCATGTGTGACCTGGAGTCAGGCAGCGTCAAGGTGAAGGAGCCCAGAGGCAGGGGCCGGGGCCAGGGGGGCTGGTATGAGCGGTTGGTGCAGCCCTGCCTGGTGGAACTGCTGGGCTCCGCTCTGTTCATCTTCATCGGCTGCCTGTCGGTCATCGAGAACGGGCCGGACACCGGGCGGCTGCAGCCGGCGCTGGCCCACGGGCTGGCCCTGGGGCTGGTCATTGCCACGCTGGGGAACATCAG TGGTGGACACTTCAACCCTGCGGTTTCCCTGGCAGCCATGTTGGTCGGCGGCCTCAGGCTGACGATGCTGTTTCCCTACTGGATCTCCCAGCTGTGCGGGGGGCTGATCGGGGCCGCGTTGGCTAAG GTGGTGAGTCCCGAGGAGAGGTTCTGGAATGCGACCGGGGCGGCCTTTGTGACAGTCCAGGAGTCGGAGCAGGTGGCCGGGGCAGTGGTGGCGGAGATCATCCTGACGACACTGCTGGCATTGACCGTGTGCATGGGTGCCATCAACGAGAAGACGCTAGGTCCTCTGGCCCCATTCTGCATCGGCTTCTCTGTCACCGTGGACATCCTGGCTGG GGGTGCTGTGTCTGGAGCATGCATGAATCCTGCCCGGGCCTTCGGACCTGCCATGGTGGCCAACCACTGGGACTTCCACTGGATCTACTGGCTGGGCCCCCTCCTGGCCAGCCTGCTTGTAGGAGTGCTCATCAG GCTCTTCATTGGAGATGCGAAAATTCGTCTAATCCTAAAGGGACGGTGA